In one Umezawaea sp. Da 62-37 genomic region, the following are encoded:
- a CDS encoding CDP-alcohol phosphatidyltransferase family protein translates to MTTLQHNTTMSAVPEHAAWAGAQVLMLGVLDGTVGLHVVGWLAGLAYAVATLALLGGALQRSGTALGPADRVTLARGVLVGAVAALVVDRAGDGVPTTLVVVFTAVALSLDFVDGQVARRTGTACPLGARFDMEVDAFLILVLSAHVALELGPWVLLIGLMRYAFVAASWLAPWLSADLPPSYARKTVAALQGVFLVVAASGLLPRAEVVVGAALAALLWSFGRDTAWLFRNRPALVTETTAVEGYVHV, encoded by the coding sequence ATGACCACACTTCAGCACAACACCACGATGTCGGCCGTGCCGGAGCACGCGGCGTGGGCGGGCGCGCAAGTGCTCATGCTCGGCGTGCTCGACGGCACGGTGGGGCTCCACGTCGTCGGCTGGCTCGCCGGACTCGCCTACGCCGTCGCGACCCTGGCGCTGCTCGGCGGCGCGTTGCAGCGGTCGGGCACCGCGCTGGGCCCGGCCGACCGGGTCACGCTCGCCAGGGGCGTCCTCGTCGGCGCCGTCGCCGCGCTGGTCGTGGACCGCGCGGGGGACGGCGTGCCGACGACGCTCGTCGTCGTCTTCACCGCAGTGGCGCTGTCGCTGGACTTCGTCGACGGCCAGGTCGCCCGGCGCACCGGGACCGCGTGCCCGCTGGGGGCCCGGTTCGACATGGAGGTCGACGCCTTCCTCATCCTGGTGCTCAGCGCCCACGTGGCGCTCGAACTGGGCCCGTGGGTGCTGCTGATCGGTCTGATGCGCTACGCCTTCGTCGCGGCGTCCTGGCTGGCGCCGTGGCTGTCGGCGGACCTGCCGCCGAGCTACGCCCGCAAGACCGTGGCCGCGTTGCAGGGCGTGTTCCTCGTCGTGGCCGCGTCCGGTCTGCTGCCCCGTGCGGAGGTCGTCGTCGGGGCCGCGCTCGCGGCGCTGCTGTGGTCGTTCGGCCGGGACACGGCGTGGCTGTTCCGCAACCGTCCCGCTCTGGTGACCGAGACCACCGCGGTGGAAGGATATGTCCATGTCTGA
- a CDS encoding dihydrofolate reductase family protein: MTRPYVLLSVAVSVDGFIDDRSAERFPLSNADDFDHVDRTRAESGAILVGAETVRRDNPRLLVNSAERRAARVAAGLPEHPVKITVTSTGNLDADLKFWHHGGEKLVYTTDSGRATATACLGGLAEVVALGPAIDLGDLLDDLGRRGVDRLMVEGGGRIHTGFLEAGLADEIRMAIAPMLIGQGSAPRFVNPGEFPGGPARRFHLEAVEKLGDVAVLRYFPKL, translated from the coding sequence GTGACGCGCCCGTACGTTCTGCTCAGCGTCGCCGTCAGCGTGGACGGCTTCATCGACGACCGGAGCGCGGAGCGGTTCCCGCTGTCCAACGCGGACGACTTCGACCACGTCGACCGGACGCGCGCGGAGTCGGGCGCCATCCTGGTCGGCGCCGAGACCGTGCGCCGGGACAACCCGCGCCTGCTCGTCAACAGCGCCGAGCGCCGGGCCGCGCGAGTGGCGGCCGGACTTCCCGAGCACCCGGTGAAGATCACGGTGACGAGCACCGGGAACCTCGACGCCGACCTGAAGTTCTGGCACCACGGCGGCGAGAAGCTCGTCTACACAACGGATTCCGGCCGCGCGACGGCGACGGCGTGCCTGGGCGGCCTGGCGGAGGTCGTCGCGCTCGGACCGGCGATCGACCTCGGCGACCTGCTCGACGACCTCGGCCGCCGCGGCGTGGACCGGCTCATGGTCGAGGGCGGCGGCCGGATCCACACCGGTTTCCTGGAGGCCGGGCTGGCCGACGAGATCCGGATGGCGATCGCGCCGATGCTCATCGGGCAGGGCTCGGCGCCGCGGTTCGTGAACCCCGGCGAGTTCCCCGGCGGCCCGGCCCGCCGCTTCCACCTCGAAGCCGTGGAGAAGCTCGGCGACGTGGCCGTGCTGCGCTACTTCCCCAAGCTCTGA
- a CDS encoding putative quinol monooxygenase, with translation MIFITAKFRVRPDHADTWPEISREFTEATRAEPGCLWFDWSRSVDDPTEYVLVEAFRDDEAGAAHVRSDHFRQAGETLPRYLVATPRIVNFKVPGEDWSELGEMAVKD, from the coding sequence ATGATCTTCATCACCGCCAAGTTCCGCGTGCGGCCCGACCACGCCGACACGTGGCCGGAGATCTCCCGCGAGTTCACCGAGGCGACCAGGGCCGAACCCGGCTGCCTCTGGTTCGACTGGTCGCGCAGCGTCGACGATCCCACCGAGTACGTCCTCGTCGAGGCCTTCCGCGACGACGAGGCGGGCGCGGCCCACGTCCGGTCCGACCACTTCCGCCAAGCGGGCGAAACCCTCCCCCGCTACCTCGTCGCGACGCCGAGGATCGTGAACTTCAAGGTCCCCGGCGAGGACTGGTCCGAGCTGGGCGAGATGGCCGTCAAGGACTGA
- a CDS encoding DoxX family protein codes for MSDRVGTARNVGNIVLWVVQILLAAYFVYSGYLLFGDGTIRKFDEIGFGQWLRYLTGVLEIAGAVGLLIPRLCGLAALGLAGVMVGAVGTELFLVAKGGPVLPAELLVVCLVVAFFRRDTILALLAGLRRS; via the coding sequence ATGTCTGACCGGGTCGGTACCGCGCGCAACGTCGGCAACATCGTGCTGTGGGTGGTCCAGATCCTGCTCGCGGCCTACTTCGTCTACAGCGGGTACTTGCTGTTCGGCGACGGGACCATCCGGAAGTTCGACGAGATCGGCTTCGGCCAGTGGCTGCGCTACCTGACCGGCGTGCTGGAGATCGCGGGCGCCGTCGGCCTGCTGATCCCGCGGCTGTGCGGCCTGGCGGCGCTGGGACTCGCGGGCGTCATGGTCGGCGCCGTCGGCACCGAGCTGTTCCTGGTGGCCAAGGGCGGCCCCGTGCTGCCCGCCGAGTTGCTGGTGGTGTGCCTGGTGGTCGCCTTCTTCCGCCGGGACACCATCCTCGCGCTGCTAGCAGGCCTGCGCCGGTCCTGA
- a CDS encoding lysylphosphatidylglycerol synthase transmembrane domain-containing protein, giving the protein MGRLWPWLRLLLAVGILVALGWRLGTGAFVDGLRAISAWSVLAALGIGLATTVLCAWRWCVVARGLGLPLTLGTAVADYYRGLLLNSVLPAGVLGDVHRAVNHGKQSGDVGRGVRAVVFERFAGQAVLIAIGVAVLLTRPAAAVDLVPGRGVVLTALAVLAVAAVLAAGSPAVRRALLTTWADARTGLLSRYALPRVLFSSAATVVGHLALFLVAARVAGSTASTGQLVPLFVLALLVMAVPVNVGGWGPREAFLAVAFGAAGLGAAQGLTTAVVYGVLAMVAGLPGVLVLFRAASPVETAPVGIAEHVEVLPERLDQPREEVLPLAA; this is encoded by the coding sequence ATGGGGAGGCTGTGGCCGTGGCTGCGACTGCTGCTGGCGGTCGGCATCCTCGTGGCGCTGGGGTGGCGGCTCGGCACGGGCGCGTTCGTGGACGGGCTGCGCGCGATCAGCGCGTGGTCCGTGCTCGCCGCGCTCGGCATCGGGCTCGCGACCACCGTGCTCTGCGCGTGGCGCTGGTGCGTCGTCGCCCGCGGCCTCGGCCTCCCCCTGACGCTGGGCACCGCCGTGGCGGACTACTACCGCGGCCTCCTGCTCAACTCCGTGCTCCCCGCGGGCGTGCTCGGCGACGTGCACCGCGCGGTGAACCACGGCAAGCAGTCCGGTGACGTCGGCCGCGGCGTGCGCGCGGTGGTGTTCGAGCGGTTCGCGGGCCAGGCGGTGCTCATCGCGATCGGTGTCGCGGTGCTGCTCACCCGGCCCGCCGCGGCCGTCGACCTCGTGCCGGGCCGCGGTGTCGTGCTCACCGCGCTGGCGGTGCTCGCCGTCGCGGCCGTGCTCGCCGCGGGTTCCCCCGCGGTGCGCCGGGCGCTGCTGACGACGTGGGCGGACGCGCGGACGGGCCTGCTGTCCCGGTACGCCCTGCCGCGGGTGCTGTTCTCGTCCGCGGCGACCGTGGTCGGGCACCTCGCCCTGTTCCTCGTCGCCGCCAGGGTCGCCGGGTCGACGGCGTCGACCGGGCAGCTCGTCCCGCTGTTCGTGCTGGCGCTGCTGGTGATGGCGGTGCCGGTCAACGTCGGCGGCTGGGGACCGCGCGAGGCGTTCCTCGCGGTCGCCTTCGGCGCGGCCGGACTCGGCGCGGCGCAAGGGCTCACGACCGCGGTCGTCTACGGCGTGCTGGCCATGGTCGCCGGTCTGCCCGGTGTCCTGGTGCTGTTCCGCGCGGCCTCACCCGTCGAGACCGCCCCGGTCGGGATCGCCGAGCACGTCGAGGTACTGCCCGAACGACTCGACCAGCCCCGCGAGGAGGTCCTGCCCCTTGCGGCTTGA
- a CDS encoding class I SAM-dependent methyltransferase produces the protein MTTPGFAPEWLSLRESADAEARSAELPDLLGSALNRNPLVVRDLGCGTGSMGRWLAARLGGEQHWVLHDRDPRLLDLAGASMTGPGITVETREGDLTALRAADLRGTSLVTASALLDLLTDGEVNEMAAACVEVGVPALFTLSVAGKVELDPTEPLDAAFEKAFNAHQRRVVDGRPLLGPDAVAATTVAFETRGAKVVTRPSPWRLGADQGALTAEWLRGWVAAACEQDPDLAADAPAYLDRRLSGDLRAVVRHTDLLALPRAV, from the coding sequence ATGACGACACCTGGCTTCGCCCCGGAATGGCTCTCCCTGCGCGAGAGCGCCGACGCCGAGGCCCGCTCGGCCGAGCTGCCCGATCTCCTGGGCTCCGCGTTGAACCGGAACCCCCTGGTCGTCCGTGACCTGGGGTGTGGAACCGGATCGATGGGACGATGGCTCGCCGCGCGGCTGGGCGGTGAGCAGCACTGGGTGCTGCACGACCGCGACCCCCGGCTGCTCGACCTGGCCGGTGCGAGCATGACCGGCCCCGGCATCACGGTCGAGACGCGGGAGGGCGACCTCACCGCGCTGCGCGCCGCCGACCTCAGGGGCACCTCGCTGGTGACCGCGTCGGCGCTGCTCGACCTGCTGACCGACGGCGAAGTGAACGAGATGGCCGCCGCGTGCGTAGAAGTCGGTGTGCCCGCACTGTTCACGCTCTCCGTCGCCGGGAAGGTCGAGCTCGATCCGACCGAACCGCTCGACGCCGCGTTCGAGAAGGCGTTCAACGCCCACCAGCGCCGCGTCGTGGACGGCCGTCCGCTGCTCGGCCCCGACGCCGTGGCGGCGACGACTGTCGCGTTCGAGACGCGCGGCGCCAAGGTGGTCACCCGGCCGAGCCCGTGGCGGCTCGGAGCGGACCAGGGCGCGCTGACGGCGGAATGGCTGCGTGGCTGGGTCGCCGCGGCCTGCGAGCAGGACCCCGACCTGGCCGCCGACGCCCCCGCCTACCTGGACCGGCGCCTGTCCGGCGACCTGCGGGCCGTGGTGCGCCACACCGATCTCCTGGCGCTCCCGAGGGCCGTCTGA
- a CDS encoding dehydrogenase: MTRAARSLWFTSNGKSEIRNQEIPDPGPGEVLVRTLYSGVSRGTETLVLRGGVPENQHEVMRAPFQEGDFPWPVKYGYLNVGVVEAGAPDLLGRTVFCLHPHQTEYVVPAEAVTPVPEPVPPQRAVLAGTVETAVNAVWDAAPLIGDRIAVVGGGMVGCSVAGVLARFPGARIQLVDADPARAEVADALGVGFALPEDAAEGCDLVVHASATEAGLARSLELLAPEGRVIELSWYGDRRISVPLGEFFHSRRLTVRSSQVGVVGRPDRTYAERMALALDLLADPVFDALITGESGFDELPEVMPRLASGELPALCHRIDYRSAHAPGSA, translated from the coding sequence ATGACACGCGCGGCGAGGTCTCTTTGGTTCACCTCGAACGGAAAAAGTGAGATCCGGAACCAGGAGATCCCCGATCCGGGCCCCGGCGAAGTCCTCGTCCGGACGCTCTACTCGGGTGTCAGCAGGGGAACGGAGACGCTTGTCCTGCGCGGTGGTGTGCCGGAGAACCAGCACGAGGTGATGCGGGCGCCGTTCCAGGAGGGCGATTTCCCGTGGCCGGTCAAGTACGGCTACCTCAACGTCGGCGTGGTCGAGGCAGGAGCGCCGGATCTGCTTGGCCGCACGGTGTTCTGCCTCCATCCACACCAGACGGAGTACGTCGTGCCTGCCGAAGCCGTGACACCGGTACCGGAACCGGTTCCGCCGCAACGGGCCGTGCTCGCGGGCACCGTGGAAACGGCCGTCAACGCGGTGTGGGACGCGGCCCCGCTGATCGGCGACCGGATCGCCGTCGTCGGCGGCGGGATGGTGGGGTGCAGCGTGGCCGGTGTGCTGGCGCGGTTCCCCGGCGCCCGGATCCAGCTGGTGGACGCCGATCCGGCCCGCGCCGAGGTGGCCGACGCGCTCGGCGTCGGCTTCGCGCTGCCCGAGGACGCGGCGGAGGGCTGCGACCTCGTGGTGCACGCCAGCGCCACGGAGGCGGGGCTCGCGCGGTCGTTGGAACTGCTCGCGCCGGAGGGCCGGGTGATCGAGCTGAGCTGGTACGGGGACAGGAGGATCAGCGTGCCGCTCGGCGAGTTCTTCCACTCCCGCAGGCTCACCGTGCGCAGCAGCCAGGTAGGCGTGGTCGGCCGTCCCGACCGCACCTACGCCGAACGGATGGCGCTGGCGCTGGACCTGTTGGCGGACCCGGTGTTCGACGCGCTCATCACCGGCGAGAGCGGGTTCGACGAGCTGCCCGAGGTGATGCCGAGGCTGGCGAGCGGCGAGCTTCCTGCGCTGTGCCACCGGATTGACTACCGTTCGGCGCATGCACCTGGTTCCGCTTGA
- a CDS encoding sulfatase translates to MSLGRLARRKAEPTAPTRARRAATWVVTGLAGLFVLLVLVAPADFDRFTVGEFARVPLEGLVGVVLVLVLPPRPRRVVALVGGVLLGVLTVVKLMDIGFDAVLYRPFDLVLDWPLLGPAVDYVKVTVGEVGEIAAVVLTVLLVVGVVVLTTRSVLRLTDVVSRHRLATTRAVALVAIAALTWVFPGVPVVSSNAASLAIDHTKQVGVGLHDKEAFAAEAAVDAYRDTPGSELLTGLRGKDVVVAFVESYGRDAVEDPELAPVVDAALDKGTRSLKEAGYASRSGWLTSPTAGGGSWLAQATLLSGLWIDNQQRYRTLMASDRLTLNDAFRRADWRSVGVVPGITQAWPEGEFFGYDPVYAAADLGYRGPRFGYATMPDQYTLSAFQKAERSEPGHAPVMASIPLLSSHAPWTPIPQGIDWEDVGDGSVYNGMASGNQAPESIFGRDPKEVRADYARSVAYSVDTLVSYVQTYGDDNLVLVFVGDHQPAQIVTGEGAGHEVPITIVAHDPAVLDHVSSWGWNDGIKPDPGAPVWPMSAFRDKFLTAFGTPPSPPVSP, encoded by the coding sequence ATGTCGTTGGGCAGGCTTGCACGGCGGAAGGCCGAACCGACCGCACCCACCCGCGCCCGCCGCGCGGCCACATGGGTCGTCACCGGGTTGGCGGGCCTGTTCGTGCTGCTGGTCCTCGTCGCCCCGGCGGACTTCGACCGCTTCACCGTCGGGGAGTTCGCCCGCGTGCCGCTGGAGGGCCTGGTCGGCGTCGTGCTCGTCCTGGTCCTGCCGCCGAGGCCGCGCCGGGTCGTCGCACTGGTCGGCGGTGTGCTGCTCGGCGTCCTGACCGTGGTGAAGCTCATGGACATCGGCTTCGACGCCGTGCTGTACCGGCCGTTCGACCTCGTGCTCGACTGGCCGCTGCTCGGGCCCGCCGTCGACTACGTCAAGGTCACCGTCGGCGAGGTGGGCGAGATCGCCGCCGTCGTGCTGACCGTCCTGCTCGTCGTCGGCGTCGTCGTGCTCACCACGCGGTCGGTGCTGCGGCTGACCGACGTCGTGTCCCGGCACCGCCTCGCGACGACCCGCGCCGTGGCGCTGGTCGCGATCGCCGCGCTCACGTGGGTGTTCCCCGGCGTGCCGGTCGTGTCCTCCAACGCCGCCTCGCTCGCGATCGACCACACCAAGCAGGTGGGCGTCGGGCTGCACGACAAGGAGGCGTTCGCCGCCGAGGCCGCCGTCGACGCCTACCGCGACACCCCCGGCAGCGAGTTGCTGACCGGGTTGCGCGGCAAGGACGTCGTGGTCGCGTTCGTGGAGAGCTACGGGCGCGACGCGGTCGAGGACCCGGAGCTGGCCCCGGTCGTCGACGCCGCGCTGGACAAGGGGACGCGGAGCCTCAAGGAGGCCGGGTACGCCTCCCGCAGCGGCTGGCTCACCTCGCCCACGGCGGGCGGCGGCAGCTGGCTGGCGCAGGCGACGCTGCTGTCCGGGCTGTGGATCGACAACCAGCAGCGCTACCGCACGCTGATGGCCAGCGACCGGCTCACCCTCAACGACGCGTTCCGGCGGGCGGACTGGCGGTCGGTCGGCGTCGTCCCCGGCATCACGCAGGCGTGGCCGGAGGGCGAGTTCTTCGGCTACGACCCGGTGTACGCCGCCGCCGACCTGGGCTACCGCGGCCCGCGCTTCGGCTACGCCACCATGCCCGACCAGTACACGCTGTCGGCGTTCCAGAAGGCCGAGCGCTCCGAGCCCGGCCACGCCCCCGTGATGGCGTCGATCCCGCTGCTGTCCAGCCACGCGCCGTGGACGCCGATCCCGCAGGGCATCGACTGGGAGGACGTCGGCGACGGGTCGGTCTACAACGGCATGGCGTCGGGCAACCAGGCGCCCGAGTCGATCTTCGGCCGCGACCCCAAGGAGGTCCGCGCCGACTACGCGCGGTCCGTCGCGTACTCCGTGGACACCCTCGTGTCCTACGTGCAGACCTACGGCGACGACAACCTGGTGCTCGTCTTCGTCGGCGACCACCAGCCCGCCCAGATCGTCACCGGCGAGGGCGCGGGCCACGAGGTGCCGATCACCATCGTCGCCCACGACCCCGCCGTGCTGGACCACGTCTCCTCCTGGGGCTGGAACGACGGCATCAAGCCCGACCCCGGAGCGCCGGTGTGGCCGATGAGCGCCTTCCGCGACAAGTTCCTCACCGCGTTCGGCACGCCGCCCAGCCCGCCGGTCAGTCCTTGA
- the ribA gene encoding GTP cyclohydrolase II — MHEQAISREDVAESDLVTRRGTFRAVAFRADGHEHMAMVYGKTRMRGNVLVRVHSECMTGDIFGAMRCECGEQLDAALDAIVREGSGILIYLRGHEGRGIGLVEKVRSHVLQDEQGMDTLDSATALGLPVDTRDYGPAALVLKHLRVRSVRLMSNNPDKIAALESNGIVVAARVPLLMPANDHNIGYLTAKRDRLGHDLPQVDVFEADLPHAADR, encoded by the coding sequence ATGCACGAGCAAGCCATCAGTCGCGAAGACGTGGCCGAGTCGGACCTGGTGACGAGGCGCGGGACGTTCCGCGCCGTGGCGTTCCGGGCGGACGGGCACGAGCACATGGCCATGGTCTACGGGAAGACCCGGATGCGCGGGAACGTGCTCGTCCGCGTGCACTCGGAGTGCATGACCGGTGACATCTTCGGCGCCATGCGGTGCGAGTGCGGCGAGCAGCTCGACGCCGCGCTGGACGCGATCGTCCGCGAGGGCAGCGGGATCCTGATCTACCTGCGCGGGCACGAGGGCCGCGGGATAGGCCTGGTCGAGAAGGTCCGCTCGCACGTCCTCCAGGACGAGCAGGGGATGGACACCCTCGACTCCGCGACGGCGCTGGGACTGCCCGTCGACACCCGCGACTACGGCCCGGCCGCGCTGGTGCTCAAGCACCTGCGGGTGCGGTCGGTGCGGCTGATGTCCAACAACCCGGACAAGATCGCGGCGCTCGAGTCGAACGGGATCGTGGTGGCGGCCCGCGTGCCGCTGCTGATGCCCGCGAACGACCACAACATCGGCTACCTGACAGCGAAGCGCGACCGGCTCGGCCACGACCTCCCGCAGGTGGACGTGTTCGAGGCCGACCTGCCGCACGCGGCCGACCGTTGA
- a CDS encoding creatininase family protein produces the protein MHLVPLDTTTEVRDRRASVAVLPVGSHEQHGAFLPLATDTVIACTIARAIADAHPVQLLPPLTITCSQEHAAWPGTVSISARTLFSVVRDIADSLRRSGVPNLVLVNGHGGNYVLSNIVQESDGMALFPGPRDWEDARTAAGIETSADSDMHAGELETSILLHAHPEVVRPGYEAGDHLADDRRHMLTLGLAPYTESGVVGRPSLASSRKGQDLLAGLVESFGQYLDVLGDPDRGGLDG, from the coding sequence ATGCACCTGGTTCCGCTTGACACCACGACCGAGGTCCGCGACCGCCGGGCGAGCGTCGCCGTGCTGCCCGTCGGCAGCCACGAGCAGCACGGCGCGTTCCTGCCGCTGGCCACCGACACCGTCATCGCGTGCACGATCGCGCGGGCCATCGCGGACGCGCACCCCGTGCAGCTGTTGCCGCCCTTGACGATCACGTGCTCGCAGGAGCACGCGGCGTGGCCGGGGACGGTGAGCATCTCGGCGCGCACGCTGTTCTCGGTGGTGCGCGACATCGCCGACTCGCTGCGCCGCTCCGGCGTGCCGAACCTGGTGCTGGTCAACGGACACGGCGGCAACTACGTGCTCTCCAACATCGTGCAGGAGTCCGACGGGATGGCCCTCTTCCCCGGTCCGCGGGACTGGGAGGACGCGCGGACCGCGGCGGGCATCGAGACTTCGGCCGACAGCGACATGCACGCGGGTGAGCTGGAGACGTCGATCCTGCTGCACGCCCACCCCGAGGTCGTGCGGCCGGGGTACGAGGCCGGCGACCACCTCGCCGACGACCGGCGGCACATGCTGACGCTCGGCCTGGCCCCGTACACGGAGTCCGGTGTCGTCGGCCGACCGTCGCTGGCGTCAAGCCGCAAGGGGCAGGACCTCCTCGCGGGGCTGGTCGAGTCGTTCGGGCAGTACCTCGACGTGCTCGGCGATCCCGACCGGGGCGGTCTCGACGGGTGA
- a CDS encoding 6-carboxytetrahydropterin synthase, translated as MFSITVRDHVMIAHSFRGEVFGPAQRLHGATFVVDAKFNRTDLDSDNIVVDIGLATQELGKVLAEFNYRNLDEVPAFTGVNTSTEFLAKVIADRLADRVHDGALGEGARGLSAISVTLHESHIAWASYERPL; from the coding sequence CTGTTCAGCATCACCGTCCGCGATCACGTGATGATCGCGCACAGCTTCCGCGGCGAGGTCTTCGGTCCGGCACAGCGCTTGCACGGTGCAACGTTCGTGGTGGACGCGAAGTTCAACCGGACCGACCTCGACTCCGACAACATCGTCGTCGACATCGGACTGGCCACCCAGGAGCTGGGGAAGGTCCTCGCCGAGTTCAACTACCGCAACCTGGACGAGGTACCCGCTTTCACCGGCGTCAACACGTCGACGGAGTTCCTGGCGAAGGTGATCGCGGACCGGCTGGCGGACCGCGTGCACGACGGCGCGCTCGGCGAAGGCGCTCGTGGACTGAGCGCGATCTCCGTCACGTTGCACGAGTCCCACATCGCGTGGGCGAGTTACGAACGTCCGTTGTGA
- a CDS encoding glycosyltransferase family 4 protein translates to MTVHVVLPGGVDDLADPSGGNVYDRRVRSGLGVGAVTVGGSWPHPGASARAELAGVLAGFPDGAVVLLDGLVACGVPEIIGPEAHRLRLAVLVHLPLADETGLDPAEAAGLDAAERAVLRAVSAVVATSPRAARRLVEHHGLAPERVHTVMPGTDPAPLAPGSGGSGRLLCVASVTPRKGQDLLVEALAALADLPWTLDCVGPLRHAGHVARVRDLAERHGLADRVRLTGPLTGEPLDRAYAAADLFVLPSLAETYGMVVTEALARGLPVLASAVPDALGDGGQLLPPGDVEALATALRRWLTDEDARRELRESARRRRGGLPTWAASVRDLERVLASLRG, encoded by the coding sequence GTGACCGTCCACGTCGTCCTCCCCGGCGGCGTCGACGACCTGGCCGACCCGAGCGGGGGCAACGTCTACGACCGCCGCGTCCGCTCCGGGCTCGGGGTCGGGGCGGTGACCGTCGGGGGCTCCTGGCCGCATCCGGGGGCGAGCGCCCGCGCGGAACTGGCGGGCGTGCTGGCCGGTTTCCCCGACGGGGCGGTCGTGCTGCTCGACGGGCTGGTGGCCTGCGGCGTTCCCGAGATCATCGGGCCGGAGGCGCACCGGTTGCGGCTGGCCGTCCTGGTGCACCTGCCGCTGGCCGACGAGACCGGGCTGGACCCCGCCGAGGCGGCTGGACTCGACGCCGCCGAGCGGGCCGTCCTGCGGGCCGTGAGCGCGGTCGTGGCGACCAGTCCGCGGGCGGCGCGGCGGCTGGTCGAGCACCACGGGCTGGCTCCCGAGCGGGTGCACACCGTCATGCCCGGCACCGACCCGGCGCCGCTCGCGCCCGGCAGCGGCGGGTCCGGGCGGCTGCTCTGCGTGGCCTCGGTGACCCCGCGCAAGGGGCAGGACCTCCTGGTGGAAGCCCTCGCCGCGCTGGCGGACCTGCCGTGGACGCTCGACTGCGTCGGACCGCTGCGCCACGCGGGCCACGTGGCGCGGGTCCGCGACCTGGCCGAACGGCACGGGCTCGCCGACCGGGTCCGGCTCACCGGGCCGCTCACCGGCGAACCGCTCGACCGGGCCTACGCCGCCGCCGACCTGTTCGTGCTGCCGTCGCTCGCCGAGACCTACGGCATGGTCGTGACCGAGGCCCTCGCCCGCGGCCTCCCGGTGCTCGCCAGCGCGGTGCCCGACGCCCTCGGCGACGGCGGCCAACTCCTCCCGCCGGGTGACGTCGAAGCGCTCGCGACCGCGCTGCGGCGCTGGCTCACCGACGAGGACGCCCGTCGTGAGCTGCGGGAATCGGCCCGGCGCCGTCGGGGCGGGCTGCCGACGTGGGCCGCGTCCGTCCGGGATCTGGAACGGGTGCTGGCTAGCCTGCGCGGATGA
- a CDS encoding inositol monophosphatase family protein: MNLDDLLPIAREAVAIGHRIVLERAPRSVVAKGERDMVTDVDLAVEDAVRAFLSRETPGIGVLGEEHGRSGPADDALWWALDPVDGTANLARGIPLCAVSLGLVAGRRGVLAAIDAPFLGVAYSAVEGGGAFVDDERIRASAVDDLSEAVISIGDFARGEGAEAKNGVRMALLSRLGARAQRIRMIGTAAIDLAWVAQGRLDASIILANMPWDTLAGVLLVREAGGVVVDLDDTEHTADSATTIAVCAGLRPEVLRILHESQVDARR, translated from the coding sequence TTGAACCTCGACGACCTGCTGCCGATCGCCCGCGAAGCCGTCGCGATCGGCCACCGGATCGTCCTGGAGCGCGCGCCGCGGTCGGTGGTCGCCAAGGGCGAGCGCGACATGGTGACCGACGTCGACCTCGCCGTGGAGGACGCCGTGCGCGCGTTCCTGTCGAGGGAGACGCCGGGGATCGGGGTGCTCGGCGAGGAGCACGGCCGCAGCGGTCCGGCGGACGACGCCCTGTGGTGGGCGCTGGACCCGGTCGACGGCACGGCGAACCTGGCCCGCGGCATCCCGTTGTGCGCGGTGTCGCTGGGGTTGGTCGCCGGGCGCCGGGGCGTGCTCGCGGCCATCGACGCCCCGTTCCTCGGCGTCGCCTACTCCGCCGTCGAGGGCGGGGGCGCTTTCGTCGACGACGAGCGCATCCGGGCCTCCGCCGTCGACGACCTGTCCGAGGCCGTGATCTCCATCGGCGACTTCGCGCGCGGCGAGGGCGCGGAGGCGAAGAACGGCGTCCGGATGGCGCTGCTGAGCAGGCTCGGCGCGCGGGCGCAGCGGATCAGGATGATCGGCACCGCCGCGATCGACCTGGCGTGGGTGGCGCAGGGCAGGCTCGACGCGTCGATCATCCTGGCGAACATGCCGTGGGACACGCTCGCCGGTGTGCTGCTGGTCCGCGAGGCGGGCGGTGTCGTGGTCGACCTCGACGACACCGAGCACACCGCCGACTCCGCGACGACGATCGCGGTGTGCGCCGGGCTGCGCCCCGAGGTGCTGCGGATCCTCCACGAGTCCCAAGTGGACGCTCGGCGCTGA